In Carya illinoinensis cultivar Pawnee chromosome 6, C.illinoinensisPawnee_v1, whole genome shotgun sequence, a single genomic region encodes these proteins:
- the LOC122312359 gene encoding cytochrome P450 CYP749A22-like isoform X1 has protein sequence MGAVAAMVIFLSSSLCLYLLVALFNGLHKLWWIPNRIQTQMGLQGIRGPSYRFIHGSTKEILSIKKEAMNRPMVNLSHDILSRVQPHIQSWINIYGNKCNHVLLNPCPFFIVYFLSGAGKMYLQWYGCKAQLVITEPELIKEILNNRDGAYQKGKSEGYIKKLLGDGLVTSQGEKWAKMRKLANHAFHADRLKSMIPAMISSVEVMLERWKSHEGKEIDVFQEFSQTTSEVISRTAFGSSYLDGMEVFQILARMTLISSRNVYKLRFPGISKVYKTDDEIESEKLEKDLRNYILEMVKKREEKVMTGKIASFGDDFLGLLVKAHHDAEANKRISVEDLVDECKTFYFAGQETTNGLLAWTVFLLAIHTDWQEKARKEVLEIFGHQNPKPDGITKLKTTSMIIHESLRLYPPVVTISRKVERKVRLGLSLTLPADLIVFIPTIAVHHNPQIWGEDVHLFKPQRFTEGVAKATNNNTAAYVPFGMGSRNCVGFNFATTEAKIALSMILQRYAFTLSPAYVHSPVQHLTLRPQHGVQVMLHSL, from the exons ATGGGTGCAGTTGCAGCCATGGTAATCTTTCTTTCAAGCTCTCTGTGCCTGTACCTCCTCGTAGCTCTCTTCAATGGTCTTCACAAACTGTGGTGGATTCCAAATCGCATACAGACCCAGATGGGTTTACAGGGAATCAGAGGTCCTTCCTACAGATTCATCCATGGAAGCACCAAGGAAATTCTCAGCATAAAAAAGGAGGCCATGAATAGGCCCATGGTCAATTTATCCCACGATATACTTTCCAGAGTTCAGCCTCATATTCAATCATGGATCAACATTTACGGTAACAAGTGCAACCATGTTTTACTGAATCCATGtcctttttttattgtttatttcttATCTGGTGCAGGGAAGATGTATCTTCAATGGTATGGCTGTAAAGCTCAATTGGTCATAACAGAACCGGAGCTTATCAAAGAGATACTGAACAATAGAGACGGAGCCTATCAGAAGGGGAAGTCTGAAGGCTATATAAAGAAGCTCTTAGGAGATGGGCTCGTCACTTCTCAAGGTGAAAAGTGGGCAAAGATGCGGAAATTGGCCAATCATGCCTTCCATGCCGACAGGCTCAAA AGTATGATTCCAGCAATGATCAGCAGTGTCGAGGTGATGCTTGAAAGGTGGAAAAGTCATGAAGGCAAAGAGATTGATGTTTTTCAAGAATTCAGTCAAACGACATCAGAAGTGATTTCCAGGACAGCTTTTGGTAGCAGTTACTTAGATGGGATGGAAGTCTTTCAGATTTTGGCTAGAATGACCTTGATATCGTCCAGGAATGTTTATAAACTCAGGTTTCCTGGCATCAG TAAAGTTTATAAAACCGATGATGAAATCGAATCAGAAAAGCTTGAAAAGGATTTACGCAACTATATATTAGAGATGGtcaagaaaagagaagagaaggtAATGACCGGGAAGATAGCCAGCTTTGGGgatgattttcttggattgctTGTAAAGGCTCATCACGACGCCGAAGCTAACAAAAGAATTTCAGTAGAAGATCTGGTGGATGAGTGCAAGACGTTTTACTTTGCTGGACAAGAAACCACAAACGGGTTGCTTGCGTGGACTGTCTTTCTTCTAGCAATCCACACAGACTGGCAAGAAAAAGCAAGAAAGGAGGTGCTCGAAATATTTGGCCACCAAAATCCAAAACCAGATGGCATCACGAAACTCAAGACC ACAAGCATGATCATCCACGAGTCTCTACGATTATATCCTCCTGTAGTTACAATCTCAAGAAAAGTTGAACGTAAAGTTAGACTGGGATTAAGTCTCACACTTCCAGCTGATCTGATCGTGTTCATCCCAACTATAGCAGTTCACCATAACCCTCAAATATGGGGAGAAGACGTGCATCTTTTCAAACCACAGAGGTTCACAGAAGGAGTTGCCAAAGCCACTAACAACAATACTGCCGCTTATGTTCCCTTCGGCATGGGATCTCGAAATTGTGTTGGCTTTAACTTTGCCACCACAGAAGCAAAGATTGCTCTTTCGATGATTCTTCAACGCTATGCATTCACCCTATCGCCAGCCTATGTCCACTCACCTGTTCAGCATCTTACCCTTCGCCCACAACATGGAGTTCAGGTAATGCTGCACTCCTTGTGA
- the LOC122312359 gene encoding cytochrome P450 CYP749A22-like isoform X2 — translation MGAVAAMVIFLSSSLCLYLLVALFNGLHKLWWIPNRIQTQMGLQGIRGPSYRFIHGSTKEILSIKKEAMNRPMVNLSHDILSRVQPHIQSWINIYGKMYLQWYGCKAQLVITEPELIKEILNNRDGAYQKGKSEGYIKKLLGDGLVTSQGEKWAKMRKLANHAFHADRLKSMIPAMISSVEVMLERWKSHEGKEIDVFQEFSQTTSEVISRTAFGSSYLDGMEVFQILARMTLISSRNVYKLRFPGISKVYKTDDEIESEKLEKDLRNYILEMVKKREEKVMTGKIASFGDDFLGLLVKAHHDAEANKRISVEDLVDECKTFYFAGQETTNGLLAWTVFLLAIHTDWQEKARKEVLEIFGHQNPKPDGITKLKTTSMIIHESLRLYPPVVTISRKVERKVRLGLSLTLPADLIVFIPTIAVHHNPQIWGEDVHLFKPQRFTEGVAKATNNNTAAYVPFGMGSRNCVGFNFATTEAKIALSMILQRYAFTLSPAYVHSPVQHLTLRPQHGVQVMLHSL, via the exons ATGGGTGCAGTTGCAGCCATGGTAATCTTTCTTTCAAGCTCTCTGTGCCTGTACCTCCTCGTAGCTCTCTTCAATGGTCTTCACAAACTGTGGTGGATTCCAAATCGCATACAGACCCAGATGGGTTTACAGGGAATCAGAGGTCCTTCCTACAGATTCATCCATGGAAGCACCAAGGAAATTCTCAGCATAAAAAAGGAGGCCATGAATAGGCCCATGGTCAATTTATCCCACGATATACTTTCCAGAGTTCAGCCTCATATTCAATCATGGATCAACATTTACG GGAAGATGTATCTTCAATGGTATGGCTGTAAAGCTCAATTGGTCATAACAGAACCGGAGCTTATCAAAGAGATACTGAACAATAGAGACGGAGCCTATCAGAAGGGGAAGTCTGAAGGCTATATAAAGAAGCTCTTAGGAGATGGGCTCGTCACTTCTCAAGGTGAAAAGTGGGCAAAGATGCGGAAATTGGCCAATCATGCCTTCCATGCCGACAGGCTCAAA AGTATGATTCCAGCAATGATCAGCAGTGTCGAGGTGATGCTTGAAAGGTGGAAAAGTCATGAAGGCAAAGAGATTGATGTTTTTCAAGAATTCAGTCAAACGACATCAGAAGTGATTTCCAGGACAGCTTTTGGTAGCAGTTACTTAGATGGGATGGAAGTCTTTCAGATTTTGGCTAGAATGACCTTGATATCGTCCAGGAATGTTTATAAACTCAGGTTTCCTGGCATCAG TAAAGTTTATAAAACCGATGATGAAATCGAATCAGAAAAGCTTGAAAAGGATTTACGCAACTATATATTAGAGATGGtcaagaaaagagaagagaaggtAATGACCGGGAAGATAGCCAGCTTTGGGgatgattttcttggattgctTGTAAAGGCTCATCACGACGCCGAAGCTAACAAAAGAATTTCAGTAGAAGATCTGGTGGATGAGTGCAAGACGTTTTACTTTGCTGGACAAGAAACCACAAACGGGTTGCTTGCGTGGACTGTCTTTCTTCTAGCAATCCACACAGACTGGCAAGAAAAAGCAAGAAAGGAGGTGCTCGAAATATTTGGCCACCAAAATCCAAAACCAGATGGCATCACGAAACTCAAGACC ACAAGCATGATCATCCACGAGTCTCTACGATTATATCCTCCTGTAGTTACAATCTCAAGAAAAGTTGAACGTAAAGTTAGACTGGGATTAAGTCTCACACTTCCAGCTGATCTGATCGTGTTCATCCCAACTATAGCAGTTCACCATAACCCTCAAATATGGGGAGAAGACGTGCATCTTTTCAAACCACAGAGGTTCACAGAAGGAGTTGCCAAAGCCACTAACAACAATACTGCCGCTTATGTTCCCTTCGGCATGGGATCTCGAAATTGTGTTGGCTTTAACTTTGCCACCACAGAAGCAAAGATTGCTCTTTCGATGATTCTTCAACGCTATGCATTCACCCTATCGCCAGCCTATGTCCACTCACCTGTTCAGCATCTTACCCTTCGCCCACAACATGGAGTTCAGGTAATGCTGCACTCCTTGTGA
- the LOC122314123 gene encoding cytochrome P450 CYP749A22-like — protein sequence MGAVVTMVICLSSSLCLYLLFAFIKVLHKLCWTPYRIKYQMLSQGIRGPSYRFINGSSNEISSMKKEAMSRPMSLSHDIFSKVHPHIHSWINKYGKNYLQWHGSKAELVITEPELIKEILNNKDRAYRKEEVEDYLKKLLGDGLVTTEGEKWAKTRKLADYAFHADRLRIMVPAIISSVEVMLERWKLHEGKEIEVYEEFNLLTSEMISRTAFGSSYLDGKQIFQMLMKMEMLAFRNADKIRFPGMSKIYRTVDEIESEKLGNGLRYCILEIIKKREEKVRAGEVANFGGDFLGVLIKAHHDDNANRRISIEDLVDECKTFYIVGQETTNGLLAWTVFLLAIHTEWQEEARKEVLKIFGHQNPNPDGITKLKTMNMIINESLRLYPPVLRIIRRVDRKVRLGLNLTLPANLDLCIPNLAVHHNPQMWGEDVHLFKPERFSDGVAKATNNNAAAYIPFGMGPRNCVGLNFATTQTKIALSMILQSYAFTLSPTYVHSPVHSLTLRPQQLHSS from the exons atggGTGCAGTTGTAACCATGGTAATCTGTCTTTCAAGCTCTCTATGTCTGTATCTTCTCTTCGCTTTCATCAAGGTTCTTCACAAACTGTGTTGGACTCCATATCGCATCAAGTATCAAATGCTTTCGCAGGGAATCAGAGGCCCTTCCTACAGATTCATCAATGGAAGCTCCAATGAAATTTCCAGCATGAAAAAGGAGGCCATGAGCAGGCCCATGAGTTTATCCCATGATATATTTTCCAAAGTTCATCCTCATATTCACTCATGGATCAATAAATATG GGAAGAATTATCTTCAATGGCATGGCTCTAAAGCTGAATTGGTAATAACAGAACCAGAGCTTATAAAAGAGATACTGAACAATAAAGACAGAGCTTATCGAAAGGAAGAGGTCGAAGACTATCTGAAGAAGCTCTTAGGAGATGGACTGGTGACAACCGAAGGTGAAAAGTGGGCAAAGACTCGAAAACTGGCCGATTATGCTTTCCATGCAGATAGGCTGAGA ATCATGGTTCCAGCAATTATCAGTAGTGTGGAGGTGATGCTAGAAAGGTGGAAACTTCATGAAGGCAAAGAGATTGAAGTTTATGAAGAATTCAATCTATTGACATCGGAAATGATTTCCAGGACAGCTTTTGGTAGCAGCTACTTAGACGGGAAGCAAATTTTTCAGATGTTGATGAAAATGGAAATGTTAGCATTCAGAAATGCTGATAAAATAAGGTTTCCTGGCATGAG TAAAATTTATAGAACGGTGGATGAAATTGAGTCAGAAAAGCTCGGAAATGGATTACGTTACTGTATATTAGAGATCAttaagaaaagagaagagaaggttAGGGCCGGGGAGGTGGCCAACTTTGGAGGTGATTTTCTTGGAGTTCTTATAAAGGCTCATCATGATGACAATGCAAACCGAAGAATTTCCATAGAAGATCTGGTAGATGAGTGCAAAACATTTTACATTGTTGGACAAGAAACCACCAACGGTTTGCTTGCTTGGACTGTCTTTCTTCTGGCAATCCACACGGAATGGCAAGAGGAAGCAAGAAAGGAGGTGCTCAAAATATTTGGCCACCAAAATCCAAACCCAGATGGCATCACAAAACTCAAGACC ATGAACATGATCATCAATGAGTCTCTACGGTTATATCCTCCGGTACTTCGAATAATAAGGAGAGTTGACAGGAAAGTTAGACTGGGATTAAATCTCACACTTCCAGCTAATCTGGACTTGTGCATCCCAAATCTAGCCGTTCACCATAACCCTCAAATGTGGGGAGAAGACGTGCATCTTTTCAAACCAGAGAGGTTCTCAGATGGGGTTGCCAAAGCTACAAACAACAACGCAGCCGCTTATATTCCCTTTGGCATGGGACCTCGGAACTGTGTTGGCTTGAACTTTGCCACCACCCAAACAAAGATTGCTCTTTCAATGATTCTCCAAAGCTACGCCTTCACTCTTTCGCCAACATATGTCCACTCACCTGTTCATAGTCTCACCCTTCGCCCACAACAGCTGCACTCCTCGTGA